The following are encoded in a window of Flavobacterium psychrotrophum genomic DNA:
- a CDS encoding Tex family protein: MTNIQYISGQVTAPAKSIEATLKLLSEDCTIPFISRYRKDATGNLDEVVIEQIAKLSQVYDAIVKRKDAIIKSIQEQNALTPELGTKINQSFDLTELEDLYLPYKKKKKTRADAAREKGLEPLAKIIMAQNADDVDFIAAKYLNDKVANEDEALQGARDIIAEWINENVYIRKSLRRIFGRKAAITTKIAKDADPEKAKKFEQYLDWSENLTKAPSHRLLAMLRAENEGVIKFKVEVDNEEAIDLMEQTVIKNKRDTATQLKKAIDDSYKRLLAPAISNEVLAEAKAKADATAIQVFAGNLGQLLLAPPLGQKRILAIDPGFRSGCKVVCLDEQGGLLYNETIFPHAPQNESAIAMKKIRSMVNAYKIDAISIGNGTASRETEHFIKKIAWDKPVQVFIVSEAGASVYSASKIARDEFPKYDVTVRGAVSIGRRLSDPLAELVKIEPKAIGVGQYQHDVDQSQLKDELDTVVMRCVNSVGVNLNTASKSLLGYVSGIGEKLAENIVTYRSENGPFEDRKQLKKVPRLGEKAYQQAAAFVRIPNAKNPLDNSAVHPEAYAIVEKMAKDLKLKTSDLVSNKDAIKKINVDSYVTPQVGKLTLQDILKELEKPGLDPRKAAKVFEFDPNVKLMADLRTGMVLPGIVNNITNFGCFVDIGIKESGLVHISQLKEGFVSDVNEVVKLHQHVTVKVTEVDEARKRVALTMIL; this comes from the coding sequence ATGACAAACATTCAATATATATCCGGACAGGTAACTGCCCCGGCAAAAAGCATCGAAGCCACACTAAAATTACTTTCAGAAGACTGCACCATACCCTTTATTTCCCGCTACCGTAAAGATGCTACCGGCAACCTCGATGAGGTAGTTATAGAGCAGATAGCCAAGCTGAGCCAGGTGTATGACGCCATTGTAAAACGCAAGGATGCCATTATAAAAAGCATACAGGAGCAAAACGCCCTTACGCCGGAACTTGGTACTAAGATTAACCAAAGCTTTGACCTTACCGAACTGGAAGACCTGTACCTGCCGTACAAAAAGAAAAAGAAAACCCGTGCCGATGCCGCCCGCGAAAAAGGGCTGGAACCACTGGCTAAAATAATAATGGCGCAAAATGCCGATGATGTCGACTTTATCGCCGCCAAATACCTGAACGATAAAGTAGCCAATGAAGACGAGGCACTACAGGGGGCACGCGACATCATAGCGGAATGGATCAATGAGAACGTGTACATACGCAAATCGCTGCGCCGCATCTTTGGGCGCAAAGCAGCCATTACAACCAAGATCGCCAAGGATGCCGACCCTGAGAAAGCCAAGAAATTTGAGCAATACCTGGACTGGAGCGAGAACCTTACTAAAGCGCCATCGCACCGCCTGCTTGCCATGCTGCGTGCCGAGAATGAGGGCGTGATTAAATTTAAGGTTGAGGTAGACAACGAGGAGGCCATCGACCTGATGGAGCAAACCGTTATTAAGAACAAGCGCGACACTGCCACCCAGCTTAAAAAGGCCATAGACGACAGCTACAAACGCCTGCTGGCTCCGGCCATAAGCAATGAGGTTTTGGCCGAAGCCAAAGCCAAGGCAGATGCTACCGCCATTCAGGTTTTTGCGGGTAATTTAGGGCAGCTGTTGCTTGCACCGCCGTTGGGTCAAAAACGCATTCTGGCTATCGACCCGGGCTTCCGCAGCGGATGCAAAGTAGTGTGCCTTGACGAACAGGGCGGACTGCTGTATAACGAAACCATATTTCCGCATGCGCCTCAAAATGAGAGTGCCATTGCCATGAAAAAAATTCGTTCTATGGTTAACGCTTATAAGATTGACGCTATATCGATAGGCAACGGCACCGCCAGCCGTGAGACGGAGCATTTCATTAAAAAAATAGCTTGGGATAAACCCGTACAGGTGTTTATTGTGAGTGAAGCCGGGGCTTCGGTATATTCTGCGTCAAAAATCGCGAGGGATGAGTTCCCTAAATACGATGTTACCGTTAGGGGTGCGGTGTCTATTGGGCGTCGCCTGAGCGACCCGCTTGCCGAACTCGTTAAGATAGAGCCTAAAGCTATAGGTGTGGGGCAGTACCAGCACGACGTAGACCAGAGCCAGCTTAAAGATGAGCTGGATACCGTGGTAATGCGCTGCGTAAACTCGGTGGGCGTAAACCTAAACACGGCGAGTAAGTCGCTGTTAGGATACGTATCTGGAATAGGGGAGAAGCTTGCCGAAAATATAGTTACCTACAGGAGCGAGAACGGCCCGTTTGAAGATCGCAAGCAGCTTAAAAAAGTGCCAAGGCTGGGCGAGAAGGCCTATCAGCAGGCAGCGGCGTTTGTACGTATCCCGAATGCAAAAAACCCGCTTGATAACAGTGCTGTGCATCCGGAAGCGTATGCCATTGTAGAAAAAATGGCAAAAGACCTGAAACTAAAAACCAGCGACCTTGTTTCTAACAAAGACGCCATTAAAAAAATAAACGTAGACAGCTATGTAACGCCACAAGTGGGCAAACTTACGCTACAGGATATACTAAAGGAACTTGAAAAACCGGGCCTTGACCCGCGCAAAGCTGCTAAGGTTTTTGAGTTTGACCCTAACGTAAAATTAATGGCCGACTTGCGCACGGGCATGGTGCTGCCGGGTATT